CGTGGTTCCGCCGACACCGTTCGGCAGGGTCCACTCGGCGAAGACGATCGCGATGTCGCCCTGAACGACGGCGCGTCGGAGCGTCATGGTGATGGGACCGGGGAGGCCGAGGAAGCCCTCGAGCGCGGCGCGCAGGCCGCTCCTCGGGACCTCGGCCGTGCCGTCTGCGACGAGCAAGGCGTCGTCGGCGTAGAGCGCGAGCAACGCGTCGACGTCCTTGCGGTTGA
The sequence above is a segment of the Deltaproteobacteria bacterium genome. Coding sequences within it:
- a CDS encoding nuclear transport factor 2 family protein; protein product: NRKDVDALLALYADDALLVADGTAEVPRSGLRAALEGFLGLPGPITMTLRRAVVQGDIAIVFAEWTLPNGVGGTTSDVVRRERDGGWRYVIDAPFGVRF